Proteins encoded together in one Micromonospora kangleipakensis window:
- a CDS encoding DUF1906 domain-containing protein, which translates to MIEGVDYSGDRPSVAGLVAAGKKFVVRYGGPGGSWKHIDAAEASALIRAGLSIVANAEGAADGLLGGRSAGIDWARQADAHFRALGMPADRPIYLSVDFDVTSGQWPVVADALRGAASVIGAGRVGVYGGRRAIEWARRDRVAAWYWQTYAWSGGVWVPGNHLEQYRNHVALAGGTVDLCRAKTADYGQWGQGDDMPLTNADADLVATRLLGRILGSTGPTVGVALQDTYRGVKELQARPLAAQARPLADVDEQTLATALAPLLQPGVTVEQLREVLASVRLVPGAG; encoded by the coding sequence GTGATCGAGGGTGTTGACTACTCCGGGGACCGGCCGAGCGTTGCCGGGCTGGTCGCGGCCGGCAAGAAGTTCGTTGTCAGGTACGGCGGGCCCGGCGGAAGCTGGAAGCACATCGACGCCGCGGAAGCGAGCGCACTCATCAGGGCCGGGCTGTCCATCGTGGCCAACGCCGAAGGCGCAGCCGACGGATTGCTCGGCGGCCGGTCGGCCGGCATCGACTGGGCGCGTCAGGCCGATGCGCACTTCCGCGCGTTGGGCATGCCTGCCGACCGGCCGATCTACCTGTCCGTGGATTTCGACGTGACCTCGGGACAGTGGCCGGTGGTCGCCGACGCGCTGCGCGGCGCGGCCAGCGTCATCGGCGCCGGCCGGGTCGGCGTGTACGGCGGCCGGCGGGCGATCGAATGGGCACGGCGTGACCGGGTCGCGGCGTGGTATTGGCAGACCTACGCATGGTCGGGTGGCGTGTGGGTGCCCGGCAACCATCTCGAGCAGTACCGCAATCACGTGGCCCTGGCCGGCGGCACCGTCGACCTGTGCCGCGCCAAGACAGCTGACTACGGCCAATGGGGACAAGGAGACGACATGCCACTGACCAACGCGGACGCCGACCTCGTGGCCACCCGGCTACTCGGCCGGATTCTCGGCAGCACCGGCCCGACCGTCGGGGTGGCGCTGCAGGACACCTACCGCGGCGTGAAGGAGCTGCAGGCGCGGCCCCTGGCCGCGCAGGCGCGGCCCCTGGCCGACGTCGACGAGCAAACCCTTGCGACGGCGCTCGCCCCGCTGCTGCAGCCCGGGGTAACGGTCGAGCAGCTGCGCGAGGTGCTCGCCTCGGTGCGGCTCGTTCCGGGAGCCGGCTGA
- a CDS encoding class I SAM-dependent methyltransferase, translated as MDGRLATIYDVECPWGRDDDFFLATVGETPAARVLDLGCGTGRLTLALAAAGHTVTGVDPDRASLDAALAKPGADRVTWIEGTSGVLPRAAYDVAVLTSHVAQEIRAEEDWTRTLGDLRRALAPGGRLVFDSRDPAARRWERWNPCDSRRRLALPDGTVVDAWTEVTEVRDGLVSFVHHYLLPGGDELRSSGTLRFRPEAELRAALAAAGFTVERIHGGWHREPVGASDDGELIVTARAAG; from the coding sequence GTGGACGGTCGCCTCGCGACCATCTACGACGTCGAGTGCCCGTGGGGCCGCGACGACGACTTCTTCCTCGCCACGGTCGGCGAGACCCCGGCGGCCCGGGTGCTCGACCTGGGCTGCGGCACCGGCCGCCTCACCCTGGCGCTGGCCGCCGCCGGCCACACCGTCACCGGCGTCGACCCGGACCGTGCCTCCCTCGACGCCGCGCTGGCCAAGCCGGGCGCCGACCGGGTCACCTGGATCGAGGGCACGTCCGGGGTGCTGCCGCGCGCGGCGTACGACGTCGCGGTGCTGACCAGCCACGTGGCGCAGGAGATCCGCGCCGAGGAGGACTGGACGCGTACCCTCGGCGACCTGCGTCGGGCGCTGGCACCGGGCGGCCGGCTGGTCTTCGACTCGCGCGACCCGGCGGCGCGCCGGTGGGAGCGCTGGAACCCCTGCGACTCGCGGCGCCGGCTGGCGCTGCCCGACGGCACGGTGGTGGACGCCTGGACCGAGGTGACCGAGGTACGCGACGGCCTGGTCAGCTTCGTCCACCACTACCTCCTGCCGGGCGGCGACGAGCTGCGCAGCTCGGGGACGCTGCGCTTCCGGCCCGAGGCGGAGCTGCGGGCGGCCCTGGCCGCCGCCGGCTTCACCGTCGAGCGGATCCACGGCGGCTGGCACCGGGAACCGGTGGGCGCGAGCGACGACGGAGAACTGATCGTCACGGCCCGCGCCGCGGGCTGA
- a CDS encoding GNAT family N-acetyltransferase — protein MATLRLEPMTDQQYLRYRRRAEAEYAQNIADSGSMPLPEAQEKAREDYERLLPDGLATEGHRLWTVYDGDDEVGMLWLHLEQKSDGLHAFGYDFEVREDLRRKGYGRAIMQAAERVCRELGVVSVGLSVFGFNLGARALYEQMGYEVTAIKMRKRLQP, from the coding sequence GTGGCGACGCTGAGACTGGAACCGATGACCGACCAGCAGTACCTGCGGTACCGGCGGCGCGCCGAGGCGGAGTACGCGCAGAACATCGCCGACTCGGGCTCGATGCCACTGCCGGAGGCGCAGGAGAAGGCGCGCGAGGACTACGAGCGCCTTCTGCCGGACGGGCTGGCGACGGAGGGCCACCGGCTGTGGACGGTCTATGACGGCGACGACGAGGTCGGCATGCTCTGGCTGCACCTGGAGCAGAAGTCGGACGGCCTGCACGCCTTCGGCTACGACTTCGAGGTCCGGGAGGACCTGCGCCGGAAGGGCTACGGCCGGGCGATCATGCAGGCCGCCGAGCGGGTGTGCCGGGAACTCGGCGTGGTCTCGGTCGGTCTGAGCGTCTTCGGGTTCAACCTCGGCGCCCGCGCGTTGTACGAGCAGATGGGCTACGAGGTCACCGCGATCAAGATGCGCAAGCGCCTGCAACCCTGA
- a CDS encoding heavy metal-responsive transcriptional regulator: protein MRIGELAEATGTTTKTLRFYEASGLLPPTARTPAGYRDYGDEAIARLDFIRRGRAAGLTLAQIRDILTVRDTGHAPCGHVRQLLAQQLNAIDGQLNDLRALRGTVAQLYDAANNAEPDACPPEQVCRYL, encoded by the coding sequence ATGCGGATCGGGGAACTCGCCGAGGCAACCGGTACCACCACCAAGACCCTGCGCTTCTACGAAGCCAGCGGCTTGCTCCCGCCTACCGCCCGCACCCCAGCTGGCTACCGCGACTACGGCGACGAGGCAATTGCCCGGCTCGACTTCATCCGCCGCGGCCGCGCCGCCGGACTCACCCTCGCCCAAATCCGCGACATCCTCACCGTCCGCGACACCGGCCATGCCCCCTGCGGACACGTACGCCAACTACTCGCCCAACAGCTCAATGCCATCGACGGCCAGCTCAACGACCTGCGCGCACTCCGGGGCACCGTCGCCCAGCTCTACGACGCCGCCAACAACGCCGAACCCGACGCTTGCCCACCCGAGCAGGTCTGCCGCTATCTGTAG
- a CDS encoding GNAT family N-acetyltransferase → MADTTGMTKDATISVVPANKASWEDLQAVFGARGNAAECQCQWFQSTPAEWRSQSVAERTRRLREETRCDQPRARTTSGLVAYLDGEPAGWCAVQPRSVYVHLLGSRVVWAGRDEDPADDGVWAVTCFVTRVGFRRRGVSGALAAAAVDFARERGARAIEGYPMITVPGKVITWGELYVGSRSIFEDAGFTEVTRPTRRRVVMRIDFQPRRAYA, encoded by the coding sequence ATGGCGGACACCACCGGGATGACGAAGGATGCCACCATCTCCGTCGTGCCCGCCAACAAGGCGAGCTGGGAGGACCTCCAAGCCGTCTTCGGCGCGCGCGGCAACGCGGCCGAGTGCCAGTGCCAGTGGTTCCAGTCCACCCCCGCCGAGTGGCGGTCGCAGTCGGTCGCGGAACGCACCCGGCGACTGCGCGAGGAGACCCGGTGCGACCAGCCCCGGGCGCGCACGACGAGCGGCCTGGTCGCCTACCTCGACGGCGAGCCCGCCGGCTGGTGCGCGGTTCAGCCGCGCTCTGTCTATGTGCACCTGCTGGGCAGCCGGGTCGTGTGGGCCGGCCGCGACGAGGACCCGGCCGACGACGGCGTCTGGGCCGTGACCTGCTTCGTCACCCGCGTGGGTTTCCGGCGACGCGGCGTCAGCGGCGCGCTCGCCGCCGCAGCCGTCGACTTCGCCCGGGAGCGCGGCGCCCGAGCCATCGAGGGCTATCCGATGATCACGGTGCCCGGCAAGGTGATCACCTGGGGCGAGCTCTACGTCGGCAGCCGCAGCATCTTCGAGGACGCCGGGTTCACCGAGGTAACCAGACCGACGCGCCGGCGCGTCGTGATGCGGATCGACTTCCAGCCGCGCCGCGCGTACGCATGA
- a CDS encoding VOC family protein, with protein MINGAHVIIYSRDPEADRAFFRDTLGYHHVDAGHGWLIFKLPPAELAMHPTEGEPAHELFLMCDDVAATMADLAAKGVEFTIPVTEERWGLRTALRLPGGGELGLYEPRHPVAI; from the coding sequence ATGATCAATGGTGCTCATGTGATCATCTACAGCCGTGACCCAGAGGCGGACCGCGCCTTCTTCCGGGACACGCTCGGCTACCACCACGTCGACGCCGGCCATGGCTGGCTCATCTTCAAGCTCCCGCCGGCCGAGCTCGCCATGCACCCGACCGAGGGCGAGCCGGCCCACGAACTCTTCCTGATGTGCGACGACGTCGCGGCGACCATGGCCGACCTGGCCGCGAAGGGCGTCGAGTTCACGATCCCGGTCACCGAGGAGCGGTGGGGGCTGCGCACCGCGCTGCGGCTGCCCGGTGGCGGCGAACTCGGTCTCTACGAACCGCGCCACCCGGTCGCAATCTGA
- a CDS encoding alkylmercury lyase family protein — MTAAADRAAEGRVAVELRSVPDCPNLAPARQELRAALADLGLPLSVVSEVVGDYPSPSILVNGVDVMGGTGGDSAACRLDLPTGERIRAALCQAIGAESATVGTEPSGVDCCGQPGNAIRTDRPRRAEQLPDRLRQVHRAILRHFAATGTAPTDADIRAAVNGEDLDTAQALRELAREDLVAVDSAGRLVAAYPFSPTPTPHVVSLGDIQVFAMCAIDALGMPFMLDTEATITSADPHTRQPVRVTITNGAATYQPAEAVIVYAATGDGGRSVDTCCSTINFFTSASNAQAWITAHPGLAATILDQDQAVTLGRDIFEPLLA, encoded by the coding sequence ATGACCGCAGCAGCAGATCGCGCAGCAGAGGGTCGGGTGGCTGTTGAGCTTCGTTCCGTGCCCGACTGTCCGAACCTCGCCCCCGCTCGGCAGGAGCTGCGCGCCGCGCTGGCCGACCTCGGGCTGCCGCTCTCGGTGGTAAGCGAGGTGGTGGGGGATTATCCGTCGCCGTCGATCCTGGTCAACGGCGTGGACGTGATGGGCGGCACCGGCGGCGATTCGGCGGCGTGTCGCCTCGATCTCCCCACCGGCGAGCGCATCCGCGCTGCCCTGTGCCAGGCGATAGGCGCCGAATCCGCCACCGTCGGGACGGAGCCGAGCGGTGTGGATTGCTGCGGGCAGCCGGGCAACGCTATCCGGACTGACCGGCCCCGCCGCGCCGAGCAGCTGCCCGACAGGCTCCGGCAGGTGCACCGGGCGATCCTGCGTCACTTCGCCGCCACCGGGACAGCCCCGACGGACGCCGATATCCGCGCTGCTGTGAACGGGGAAGACCTGGACACCGCCCAGGCGTTGCGGGAACTTGCCCGGGAAGACCTTGTGGCCGTCGACAGCGCCGGGCGTCTGGTCGCGGCCTACCCGTTCTCGCCAACGCCCACGCCGCACGTGGTGTCGCTCGGCGATATTCAAGTGTTCGCGATGTGTGCGATCGATGCGTTGGGCATGCCGTTCATGCTCGACACCGAGGCGACGATCACCTCTGCCGATCCGCACACCCGCCAGCCGGTCCGCGTGACCATCACAAACGGTGCCGCCACCTACCAGCCGGCGGAAGCGGTGATCGTGTACGCAGCCACCGGAGACGGCGGCCGCTCCGTGGACACCTGCTGCTCCACCATCAACTTCTTCACGAGCGCCTCCAACGCTCAGGCGTGGATCACCGCCCATCCCGGCTTGGCCGCCACGATTCTCGACCAGGACCAGGCCGTGACGCTCGGCCGCGACATCTTCGAACCGCTGCTCGCCTGA